A window of the Citrus sinensis cultivar Valencia sweet orange chromosome 9, DVS_A1.0, whole genome shotgun sequence genome harbors these coding sequences:
- the LOC127899720 gene encoding uncharacterized protein LOC127899720: protein MAAVADPKLPKSVPLEVKSSPGIEQNLEVLQIEQKCSWMDPIISYIRDGVLPPDKLQARKTRAQASRYTMIDGVLYRRGYTIPFLRCLDEDDTDYVPREVHKGVCGNHFGARSLAHKILRQGYFWLTMHQDAQEKTRSCGRGAATHAIVAIDYFTKWIEVEALSRITEKKTTDFVWRNLSNEQVEAANKIIKRLLKTRLGAKNGAWVDELSGVLWAHRTTHKTATGGTPFALAFGHKAVVPIEIGTTTHRTDHFDEQENKDQMCLNLDLLTEKKEQASKRSAVYQQRFAWYYNQKVNVWQFKVRDWVLRRVNQNTKDSTQGILGPNWEGPYRVKQVAGPGAYKLARADGHEVKRPWNAAHLRKYFQ, encoded by the exons ATGGCAGCGGTAGCTGATCCAAAATTGCCTAAGTCAGTCCCTTTGGAGGTGAAATCCAGCCCTGGCATCGAGCAGAATCTAGAGGTGCTGCAGATAGAACAGAAATGCTCGTGGATGGACCCGATAATCTCGTACATCCGGGATGGAGTACTGCCACCAGACAAGTTACAAGCTCGGAAGACCAGAGCCCAAGCGTCGAGGTACACAATGATTGATGGGGTATTATATCGGAGAGGATATACCATACCGTTCCTTCGGTGTTTAGACGAGGACGACACTGATTACGTGCCGAGGGAAGTGCATAAAGGAGTTTGTGGGAACCATTTTGGTGCGAGATCCCTTGCCCACAAGATTctaaggcagggatatttctggcTGACAATGCACCAGGATGCACAGGAGAAGACCAGGAGCTGT GgacgaggagcagcaacaCATGCAATAGTGGCAATAGACTATTTCACTAAGTGGATAGAGGTAGAAGCCCTCAGCAGGATCACTGAGAAAAAGACAACTGACTTCGTAtggagaaacctg TCTAACGAacaagtagaagcagccaataaaataatcaagagGCTCTTGAAAACCAGGCTTGGTGCAAAAAATGGTGCATGGGTTGATGAGCTATCAGGTGTATTATGGGCACACAGGACAACCCACAAGACAGCAACTGGCGGAACTCCATTCGCCTTGGCCTTCGGACATAAAGCGGTTGTACCGATCGAGATAGGGACCACCACGCACCGAACAGATCACTTCGATGAGCAAGAGAACAAAGACCAGATGTGCTTGAATCTGGATTTGCTAACCGAGAAGAAGGAGCAAGCATCGAAGCGATCAGCCGTATACCAGCAGAGGTTTGCCTGGtattataaccagaaggtGAATGTATGGCAATTCAAGGTCAGAGACTGGGTATTAAGGAGGGTGAATCAGAACACGAAAGACTCGACCCAAGGAATACTTGGACCAAACTGGGAGGGGCCATACAGGGTCAAGCAGGTAGCTGGACCCGGAGCCTACAAGCTTGCTCGTGCGGATGGCCACGAGGTGAAACGCCCCTGGAACGCGGCACACCTTAGGAAATATTTCCAGTAA
- the LOC127899733 gene encoding protein DMR6-LIKE OXYGENASE 2-like → MALNYCPPCPQPELTYGLPGHTDPNLITVLLQDDVPGLQVLRNGKWLPVSPIPNTFIVNISDQMQVLSNDLYKSVLHWALVNCDKEGISIPTFYCPSPDAVIAPAKDLIDERHLAFYTNFTYAEYYQKFWNRGLAAEGCLDLFKASTA, encoded by the coding sequence ATGGCTTTGAACTACTGTCCACCCTGTCCTCAGCCTGAACTAACTTACGGATTGCCAGGACACACTGATCCAAATTTAATAACTGTTCTTCTTCAGGATGATGTCCCTGGATTGCAGGTACTTAGAAATGGGAAATGGCTTCCTGTCAGTCCTATTCCCAACACCTTCATTGTCAACATTAGCGATCAGATGCAGGTTCTTAGCAATGATCTATACAAGAGTGTGCTCCATTGGGCTCTGGTGAACTGCGACAAGGAAGGCATATCCATTCCAACGTTCTACTGTCCATCACCTGATGCTGTGATAGCTCCTGCTAAGGATTTAATCGATGAACGTCACTTGGCTTTCTATACAAATTTCACATATGCTGAATATTACCAGAAATTTTGGAACAGGGGACTTGCAGCTGAAGGTTGCTTGGACCTGTTCAAAGCTTCAACTGCTTGA